From Pseudoalteromonas rubra, one genomic window encodes:
- a CDS encoding M3 family metallopeptidase, producing the protein MKKLLALAVSSALLVTACTGGDRTSGLQKTAASATVTEGNPLLVASTLQYQSPDFNRIDDAHFMPAFEQGMAEQMAEVNAIISQNESASFSNTIIALERSGELLKRTQGVFFNLSNTDSNAKRREIQSEMAPKLAGHYDNIYLNKALYKRVAEVYGQLNVLNLGAEEKRLTEVYYKNFVRAGAKLTESQQKEIREINADLSSLTTQFSQHLLAMSKSNVVLVQDKAKLAGLTDAHIAQLAQAAEQAGHPGQYLIKITNTTRQPILAKLKDRQLREQVWRASAERGLAGENNNREIVAQLAQLRAKKAALLGYQSWAHYGLDAQMAKTPTAVYDMFASMVPALLKNVEAEAQAINDKIRATGGDFELAAWDWLYYADQVRQDKFDLDESEVKAYFEFDRVLEDGLFFTMERLYGVTFKPRTDIPVYHPDVKAYEVFDADGTSLAIFMADYFAREGKRGGAWMSSFVKQSGLDQERPVVVNVMNIEKAPEGQPTLLSYSETTTMFHELGHGLHGMLSQVKYPTLSGTSVSRDFVEFPSTFEEDWAIHPEVIKNYAKHYQTGAAIPKELLEKVVASRSFNMGFDTLEYVAAALLDMEWHALAADAPLQDLVEFEQAALSKHGVNIDYVPPRYKSAYFAHSMGGGYSAGYYAYMWSEILAADAFAYVQSQGGLNRKIGTHYRKNILEVGNSRDLMESYKAFRGAEPTTEALLKRRGLNVAP; encoded by the coding sequence ATGAAAAAGTTACTTGCACTGGCAGTGAGCTCTGCCTTACTTGTGACGGCCTGCACGGGCGGGGATCGTACGTCAGGCTTGCAAAAAACAGCAGCGTCTGCGACGGTAACTGAGGGTAATCCTTTACTGGTAGCAAGCACCTTGCAATATCAATCACCTGACTTTAACCGCATTGATGATGCGCACTTTATGCCTGCCTTTGAGCAAGGCATGGCTGAGCAAATGGCTGAAGTGAATGCTATCATTAGCCAAAACGAGTCTGCCAGTTTTAGTAATACCATTATTGCATTGGAGCGAAGTGGTGAGTTACTAAAGCGCACGCAGGGGGTATTCTTCAACCTGTCTAATACCGATTCAAATGCAAAGCGTCGTGAGATCCAGTCTGAAATGGCCCCTAAGCTGGCTGGCCACTACGATAATATTTATCTGAACAAAGCGCTTTATAAGCGGGTAGCTGAAGTTTACGGTCAGCTTAATGTGCTTAACCTGGGCGCAGAAGAAAAGCGTCTGACGGAAGTCTATTATAAGAACTTTGTCAGAGCGGGCGCCAAGCTGACTGAGTCGCAACAAAAAGAGATCCGTGAAATTAACGCGGATTTGTCTTCTCTGACGACGCAGTTCTCGCAGCATTTACTGGCCATGTCTAAGAGTAATGTGGTGCTGGTTCAGGACAAAGCGAAACTGGCTGGCCTGACAGACGCACATATTGCGCAGCTGGCACAAGCGGCTGAGCAAGCCGGGCATCCGGGTCAGTATTTGATCAAAATTACCAACACCACGCGCCAGCCTATTTTGGCTAAGCTGAAAGACCGTCAGTTGCGTGAGCAAGTATGGCGCGCCTCTGCTGAACGTGGCTTAGCAGGTGAGAATAACAACCGGGAAATTGTTGCACAACTGGCACAGCTGAGAGCAAAAAAGGCTGCGTTACTGGGCTATCAAAGCTGGGCTCACTATGGCCTGGATGCACAAATGGCTAAAACGCCAACTGCGGTTTACGACATGTTTGCCAGCATGGTGCCTGCTTTGCTGAAAAACGTGGAAGCGGAAGCGCAGGCCATCAATGACAAAATTCGTGCAACGGGTGGCGATTTTGAACTGGCTGCCTGGGACTGGTTGTATTACGCCGATCAGGTACGTCAGGATAAGTTCGATCTGGACGAGTCTGAGGTGAAAGCTTATTTTGAGTTTGATCGAGTGCTGGAAGACGGCTTGTTCTTTACTATGGAGCGCCTGTATGGCGTGACCTTCAAACCACGCACTGATATTCCGGTCTATCACCCGGATGTGAAAGCCTATGAAGTGTTTGACGCAGACGGCACCAGCCTGGCTATTTTTATGGCCGACTACTTTGCCCGTGAAGGCAAGCGCGGTGGCGCCTGGATGAGTTCGTTTGTGAAGCAATCGGGCCTTGACCAGGAGCGCCCAGTGGTGGTGAATGTGATGAACATTGAAAAAGCCCCTGAAGGTCAGCCGACCCTACTGAGCTATTCTGAAACCACTACTATGTTCCACGAACTGGGTCACGGCCTACACGGTATGTTGTCTCAGGTTAAATATCCGACGCTGTCGGGGACGTCTGTGTCTCGTGACTTTGTTGAATTCCCGTCAACGTTCGAAGAAGACTGGGCTATCCACCCGGAAGTCATTAAGAACTACGCTAAGCATTATCAAACCGGAGCAGCCATTCCGAAAGAATTGCTAGAAAAGGTTGTTGCCAGCCGCAGTTTCAATATGGGTTTTGACACACTGGAATATGTAGCGGCTGCGCTGCTGGATATGGAGTGGCATGCACTGGCTGCTGATGCGCCGTTGCAGGATCTGGTTGAATTCGAGCAAGCTGCATTGAGCAAGCATGGCGTGAACATCGACTATGTACCACCCAGATACAAATCGGCTTACTTCGCGCACTCAATGGGTGGCGGTTATTCAGCGGGTTACTACGCCTATATGTGGAGTGAGATCCTGGCTGCTGATGCCTTTGCTTATGTACAGTCTCAGGGCGGGCTAAACCGCAAGATTGGTACGCACTATCGCAAGAACATTCTCGAAGTGGGCAACTCTCGTGACCTGATGGAGTCGTATAAAGCGTTCCGTGGTGCAGAACCAACCACCGAAGCGCTGCTTAAGCGTCGCGGACTCAATGTTGCACCATAA
- a CDS encoding DUF1826 domain-containing protein, translating to MTRALATNDNSMIPANRYAAISSEPNVLTDIYREDINLSVWQCTLTQALNSEVTNLLSNTSELQLSIAATPEQTIGELHAASALLVDKPALTEHLAMLVDMFCTLFELKRAGLRLTILNKAMCPKFHVDHIPCRLVSTLGGVASQWLPHDTVDRSKLGAGSKGKKDHESGIYTCESDIQQLNTGDVALLKGSGWLGNEEGALVHRSPAPGAGEARLLLTLDFID from the coding sequence ATGACCCGTGCTTTAGCCACTAATGACAATTCAATGATCCCTGCCAATCGGTATGCAGCCATATCCTCTGAGCCGAACGTTCTGACGGATATCTATCGCGAAGATATTAACCTGAGTGTCTGGCAATGCACGCTGACTCAGGCGCTTAATTCAGAAGTAACAAATTTACTCAGCAATACCAGCGAGTTGCAGCTGTCGATTGCGGCGACTCCTGAGCAAACGATAGGCGAATTGCACGCCGCCTCTGCGTTGCTTGTTGATAAGCCTGCGCTGACTGAGCACCTGGCGATGCTGGTGGATATGTTTTGTACTTTGTTTGAGTTAAAGCGCGCCGGGCTCAGGCTCACGATACTCAATAAAGCCATGTGTCCTAAGTTCCATGTCGATCACATACCTTGCCGGCTGGTGAGTACGCTGGGCGGTGTGGCCTCTCAGTGGTTGCCTCACGATACAGTCGATCGCAGCAAACTTGGTGCCGGTAGCAAAGGTAAAAAGGACCATGAATCAGGAATCTACACGTGTGAATCGGACATTCAGCAACTCAATACTGGTGATGTTGCGCTATTGAAAGGCTCAGGCTGGCTTGGCAATGAAGAAGGAGCCCTGGTGCATCGTTCGCCAGCCCCCGGAGCGGGAGAAGCCCGCTTGTTGCTCACGCTGGATTTTATTGACTGA
- a CDS encoding GTP-binding protein: MEPILVLVGFLGAGKTTLLKRLLLEAQQADWDPYVILNDYEHAELDARQLAEQLSEGALKPLDGSCICCSGITALRDSINRIPQRKRGITLIEANGTSDACRLMGFLGVGLDERFKPPVQIAVVDAKNWQCRGEHNALEANQVQVSSLIVLTHTTGLSDARIQSVKDELHQVNPNATIQGGSELALWQLPELSPVSGNVDAFEHQKSHWASCSVALPALPDESCIEALCARIPETILRVKGCTRIGTSSDYTYFERCPDGAVSIRPFKGEPVTGSKLLVVGPGSDPGKLNELVIQVLAAH, translated from the coding sequence ATGGAACCAATCCTTGTACTGGTTGGCTTTTTGGGCGCGGGTAAAACCACGCTGTTAAAACGTTTGCTACTTGAGGCTCAGCAAGCCGACTGGGACCCCTATGTGATCCTGAATGATTATGAGCATGCCGAGCTGGATGCCAGACAACTGGCCGAACAGCTCAGTGAAGGGGCGTTAAAGCCGCTCGATGGCAGCTGTATTTGTTGCAGCGGCATCACCGCGCTGCGCGACAGCATTAATCGTATTCCACAGCGCAAGCGAGGGATCACCTTGATTGAAGCGAATGGTACATCCGATGCCTGTCGTTTAATGGGGTTTCTTGGTGTGGGGCTGGACGAACGCTTTAAACCCCCGGTACAGATCGCGGTGGTCGATGCCAAAAACTGGCAATGTCGTGGTGAGCACAATGCGCTGGAGGCCAATCAGGTGCAGGTCTCTTCGCTCATTGTGCTCACACATACCACCGGCTTATCCGACGCGCGTATACAAAGTGTTAAGGATGAACTTCACCAGGTGAACCCAAACGCGACAATTCAGGGGGGGAGTGAACTTGCACTTTGGCAGCTGCCGGAGCTGTCACCTGTGTCGGGTAATGTAGATGCATTTGAGCATCAAAAATCACACTGGGCGTCCTGCTCTGTGGCGTTACCTGCTTTACCTGATGAATCCTGCATTGAGGCTTTGTGTGCGCGTATACCCGAGACCATTTTGCGCGTGAAAGGTTGCACTCGAATTGGTACAAGTTCTGATTATACTTACTTTGAGCGATGTCCGGATGGCGCTGTGTCGATCCGGCCGTTCAAGGGCGAGCCGGTTACGGGGAGTAAATTACTGGTCGTTGGACCGGGTAGTGACCCAGGCAAATTGAATGAGCTTGTCATACAGGTTTTGGCCGCACATTGA
- a CDS encoding MerC domain-containing protein, giving the protein MRNLSERLDKYAIGLSAMCVVHCLFVPLLVALLPAFGATFFSDEAFHRWLLVGVLVTSSSALFLGCKKHNQWRIFGYGTAGIGVLFFAAFFAHDLMAEEGEKLLTILGSVLLVISHYKNFNLCQTGRCH; this is encoded by the coding sequence ATGAGAAACCTGTCTGAAAGGTTAGACAAATACGCCATCGGCTTGTCTGCGATGTGCGTCGTTCATTGCTTGTTTGTGCCCCTGCTGGTTGCCCTGCTGCCGGCGTTCGGTGCGACCTTCTTTTCAGATGAGGCATTTCATCGCTGGTTACTCGTTGGTGTGCTGGTGACCAGCAGCAGCGCATTATTTCTGGGGTGTAAAAAGCACAACCAGTGGCGTATTTTTGGCTACGGCACCGCAGGCATCGGCGTGTTGTTCTTCGCCGCATTTTTTGCCCATGACTTAATGGCAGAGGAAGGGGAAAAATTACTGACCATTTTAGGTAGCGTGTTGCTGGTGATCAGCCACTATAAAAACTTTAACCTGTGTCAGACCGGGCGTTGCCACTAA
- a CDS encoding calcium-binding protein, which translates to MNTKLHALCLAVALGVSGQAMATCSGLAGGASAYLDGETLKVKGSRHSEQFTLSKSGDTLTVTRKVGSNSSCETFFMSQISALEARLGNGADSFNASSIAVSQTLYGQYGNDTLISGNQNDRLYGGRGNDTLKGNSGNDQLFGEDGSDTLHGGWGNDQLKGGNHHDKLFGDYNDDTLWGDDGGDLLMGGQGTDVLYGGNDNDYLGGGCRLANANNGYIYAQSNCNSNRDGNDKLYGGAGHDVLSGDNGHDTLYGEDGNDYLTGNGGREDRLHGGNGNDALFENGDGNPNSLRWHKAWGNNGDDILFTNGENSNQEGGKDNDVIITSSSGYEAKIHGGKSADFIWSADAAPQGTCGKGDDKGMVFLNSCEGTTWVKDYQGLLSKVDNRSNFNNPYYEAANAVVEMSGEYSGYNNGWRSLGVRPTPLYDIVSGAVFARWLSDQSTLPYSYYEWRVDYNVGNSGIYGTYFNCMENNVAYMCRHIIQQTETCYNSSGDSISCS; encoded by the coding sequence ATGAACACCAAGTTACATGCGCTCTGTCTGGCAGTTGCGCTGGGCGTTTCGGGGCAGGCAATGGCAACCTGTAGCGGGCTTGCGGGCGGCGCTTCGGCTTACCTGGACGGCGAAACGCTGAAAGTTAAGGGCTCACGCCACAGCGAACAGTTCACCCTCAGTAAATCCGGCGATACCCTGACCGTGACCCGGAAAGTGGGTAGCAACAGTAGCTGTGAGACCTTCTTTATGAGCCAGATCAGTGCGCTTGAAGCGCGCCTGGGCAATGGGGCCGATTCGTTCAATGCCAGCAGCATTGCGGTATCACAAACCCTGTACGGACAATATGGTAACGACACCCTGATCTCGGGTAATCAAAACGATCGCCTCTACGGTGGCCGGGGCAACGATACCCTAAAGGGCAACAGTGGTAATGACCAGCTGTTCGGTGAAGATGGCAGCGACACACTGCACGGCGGCTGGGGGAATGATCAGCTCAAAGGCGGCAATCACCATGACAAGCTGTTTGGTGATTATAACGACGATACCTTATGGGGTGATGATGGCGGCGACTTGCTGATGGGTGGTCAGGGTACCGATGTACTTTACGGAGGCAATGACAACGACTACCTGGGCGGTGGCTGTCGTCTGGCTAATGCTAACAATGGCTATATTTATGCGCAGAGCAACTGTAACAGCAATCGCGATGGCAACGATAAACTCTACGGCGGCGCGGGTCATGATGTACTCAGCGGCGACAACGGTCATGACACCCTGTATGGCGAAGATGGCAATGACTACCTGACCGGCAATGGCGGCCGCGAAGATCGCTTACATGGCGGCAATGGCAACGATGCCTTGTTCGAAAATGGTGATGGTAATCCAAACAGCCTGCGCTGGCACAAAGCCTGGGGTAACAATGGTGACGATATCCTCTTTACCAATGGCGAAAACTCCAACCAGGAAGGCGGTAAAGACAATGATGTGATCATCACTTCTTCGAGTGGCTATGAAGCAAAAATTCATGGCGGAAAAAGTGCCGACTTCATCTGGAGTGCCGACGCTGCGCCTCAGGGCACCTGTGGTAAAGGCGATGACAAGGGCATGGTATTTCTGAATAGCTGTGAAGGCACTACCTGGGTCAAAGACTACCAGGGTCTGTTGTCTAAGGTGGATAACAGAAGTAACTTCAATAACCCGTATTACGAGGCGGCCAACGCGGTAGTTGAAATGTCAGGTGAATACTCTGGCTATAACAATGGCTGGCGTAGCCTGGGTGTCCGCCCGACTCCGTTATACGACATTGTATCCGGTGCCGTCTTTGCGCGCTGGCTGAGCGACCAATCGACTCTGCCATATTCTTACTATGAATGGCGGGTTGATTATAATGTCGGGAATTCTGGCATTTACGGCACTTACTTTAACTGCATGGAAAACAACGTCGCCTATATGTGCCGACATATAATTCAGCAAACTGAGACCTGCTATAACAGCAGTGGTGACTCCATTAGCTGTAGTTAA